One Candidatus Cloacimonadota bacterium genomic window carries:
- the rlmD gene encoding 23S rRNA (uracil(1939)-C(5))-methyltransferase RlmD — translation MKKNFQLTITKLALEGHGIGFSEGKAVFVPYTAAGDEIEAELLRERKDVAFARVKEYLRRGEGVIPSSCSSFASELPCGGCDWLNIDYPIQLKYKGDLLRELLQPLAPELDIPMTIASPDTRHYRNKAFMPVGAGAGGLSFGIYARWSHQIVPHESCQLHPPVFDAIARRCLQIMDQTGVKPYDEVNHTGTLRHVGFRCSRDRQRVILVLVTRSGKLPFTQLLVKQLTAEFPAITGIVQNINRERGNVILGSEEKLLFGEPWLQEELGGLRFRVHYRSFWQVNTATLELIIAHLKSRIPPGENIYDAFSGLGALGLSLAGEAQNVLCIEENPSAVADGELNRHQNQIANAGFLCARVEDALPALLAPSQGEAQARPGVIILDPPRAGVRQPALTALIEARIPRIFYLSCSPITLHRDLKILLASGFYRLKQLQSFDMFPHTWHVETLAELALVPSEAK, via the coding sequence GTGAAGAAAAACTTCCAGCTCACGATCACCAAGCTGGCCCTTGAAGGCCACGGGATCGGGTTCAGCGAGGGCAAGGCCGTTTTTGTGCCCTACACGGCCGCCGGCGACGAGATCGAAGCCGAGCTGCTGCGCGAGCGCAAGGATGTGGCCTTCGCCCGGGTGAAAGAATATCTGCGCCGCGGAGAGGGAGTGATACCCTCGTCCTGCTCCTCCTTCGCCTCTGAGCTGCCCTGTGGCGGCTGCGACTGGCTCAACATCGACTATCCCATCCAGCTGAAATACAAGGGCGACCTGCTCCGCGAATTGCTCCAACCCCTGGCGCCAGAACTGGATATCCCCATGACCATAGCTTCTCCGGACACCCGCCATTACCGCAACAAGGCCTTCATGCCCGTGGGCGCCGGGGCTGGCGGCCTCAGCTTTGGCATCTACGCCCGCTGGTCACATCAGATAGTGCCTCACGAGTCCTGCCAGCTTCATCCCCCCGTTTTCGACGCCATCGCCCGCCGCTGCCTGCAGATCATGGACCAGACAGGGGTGAAGCCATATGACGAGGTGAACCACACCGGCACCCTGCGGCACGTGGGTTTCCGCTGTTCGCGGGACCGCCAGCGCGTGATCTTGGTCTTGGTGACCCGCTCCGGCAAGCTGCCCTTCACCCAGCTTCTGGTGAAACAGCTCACCGCCGAATTTCCGGCCATCACCGGCATCGTGCAGAACATCAACCGCGAGCGCGGCAACGTGATCCTCGGCTCGGAAGAAAAGCTGCTTTTCGGCGAGCCCTGGCTGCAGGAGGAGCTGGGGGGTCTGCGTTTCCGCGTGCATTACCGCTCTTTCTGGCAGGTGAACACGGCCACCCTGGAACTGATCATCGCCCACCTGAAAAGCAGGATCCCGCCGGGCGAAAACATCTACGACGCCTTTTCCGGGCTCGGCGCTTTGGGCCTCTCCCTGGCCGGGGAAGCCCAAAACGTCCTCTGCATCGAGGAAAACCCCAGCGCGGTGGCCGACGGCGAACTCAACCGGCATCAAAACCAGATCGCCAACGCCGGGTTTCTCTGCGCCCGGGTGGAAGATGCCCTGCCGGCTTTGCTTGCGCCCAGCCAGGGTGAAGCCCAGGCCCGGCCCGGCGTGATCATTCTGGACCCGCCCCGCGCCGGTGTGCGCCAACCCGCCCTGACAGCGCTGATCGAGGCCCGGATCCCCCGGATCTTCTACCTCAGCTGCTCGCCCATCACCCTGCACCGCGACCTCAAGATCCTCCTGGCCAGCGGCTTTTACCGCCTGAAGCAGCTGCAATCCTTCGACATGTTTCCCCACACCTGGCACGTGGAAACCCTGGCGGAGCTGGCCCTCGTTCCCTCGGAGGCAAAGTGA
- a CDS encoding SUMF1/EgtB/PvdO family nonheme iron enzyme, whose protein sequence is MQIGTGTKIRDYVVISLIARGGMGEIFLAREELLNRQVVLKRLQSGLTSQEEFYRRFVNEARIQAQLKHPNIIQLFNFFEQDGDYFMVLEYFPGITLLELSGNTGPIPERRCLRIFEQLASALNYAHSLGVIHRDIKAQNIMVDPANGDLVKILDFGIARILGDAHLTRQGNYVGTPLYMSPEQLLGQPDVDHRTDIYSAGVLLYELLSGSLPYAGGADSEYELKRRVLEQSFPDPREKYPHISQATVDLLRRLTAKDRNDRPFKLILPSAATTFGPAEPLPDWTPPSAGEQVSPSPPDPAPQKRGPWLWLAVALLALLLGLALLEVFGVTNFVGGGDDGWDLSEDPEWSEATLPEGMVLVKGGSFQIGTGQENTVSNLPAKVKVSSFLIGKHEVTQAEWIAVMGGNPSTYEGLDHPVETVSWYGAVEYCLRRSEQEGLTPCYRISTSPDPGNLNPEDPYRWTVVVDWDASGYRLPTETEWEFAARGGNLSRGYLYSGSNSLNDVGWYGKTSAKTRPVGGKSANELGIHDMTGNVWEWCWDWHRGNGYRFLKGTDPRGADNDSLRVMRGGSTINQDPSYCTVFKRNAKAPHESYKYIGFRVCRAAR, encoded by the coding sequence ATGCAGATAGGCACAGGCACGAAGATCCGCGATTACGTGGTGATCAGTCTGATCGCCCGGGGCGGCATGGGCGAGATTTTTCTGGCGCGGGAGGAATTGCTCAACCGCCAGGTGGTGCTCAAACGGCTGCAGTCCGGCCTTACCAGCCAGGAGGAATTTTACCGCCGGTTTGTGAATGAAGCCCGCATCCAAGCCCAGCTCAAGCATCCCAATATCATCCAGCTTTTTAACTTTTTCGAGCAGGATGGCGACTACTTCATGGTGCTGGAATACTTCCCCGGCATCACCTTGCTGGAACTGAGCGGCAACACTGGCCCCATCCCCGAGCGGCGCTGCCTGCGCATTTTCGAACAGCTGGCATCCGCGCTGAATTATGCCCATTCCCTGGGCGTGATCCACCGCGACATCAAAGCCCAAAATATCATGGTGGACCCCGCCAACGGCGATCTGGTGAAGATCCTGGATTTCGGCATCGCCCGCATCCTTGGCGACGCCCATCTCACCCGGCAGGGTAACTATGTGGGCACGCCTCTCTACATGAGCCCGGAACAGCTGTTGGGCCAGCCGGACGTCGATCACCGCACCGACATCTATTCCGCCGGAGTGCTGCTCTACGAGTTGCTCAGCGGCAGCCTGCCCTATGCCGGCGGCGCGGATAGCGAGTATGAGCTGAAACGGCGCGTGCTGGAGCAGTCTTTTCCCGATCCCCGCGAAAAATATCCCCACATCAGCCAGGCCACGGTCGACCTGCTGCGACGCCTCACCGCCAAGGACCGCAATGACCGTCCCTTCAAGCTGATCCTGCCTTCCGCCGCCACCACTTTCGGACCCGCGGAACCGCTTCCGGACTGGACTCCACCCTCAGCCGGGGAACAGGTTAGTCCTTCCCCGCCGGACCCGGCCCCCCAAAAACGCGGCCCCTGGCTCTGGCTGGCCGTGGCTCTGCTGGCTTTGCTGCTGGGCCTGGCCCTGCTGGAGGTCTTCGGCGTCACCAATTTTGTGGGCGGCGGGGACGACGGCTGGGACCTTTCGGAAGACCCGGAGTGGTCCGAAGCCACCCTCCCGGAAGGCATGGTGCTGGTGAAAGGCGGCTCGTTCCAGATCGGCACCGGTCAGGAAAATACGGTCTCCAATCTGCCGGCAAAGGTGAAAGTCTCCAGCTTTCTGATCGGCAAACATGAGGTCACCCAAGCGGAATGGATCGCCGTGATGGGCGGCAATCCCTCCACCTATGAGGGTTTGGACCATCCCGTGGAAACGGTTTCCTGGTACGGCGCGGTGGAATATTGCCTCCGTCGCAGCGAACAGGAGGGCCTCACTCCCTGCTACCGGATTTCCACCTCGCCGGACCCCGGCAATCTGAATCCGGAAGATCCCTACCGCTGGACGGTTGTAGTGGACTGGGATGCCTCCGGATATCGCCTGCCCACTGAAACGGAATGGGAATTCGCCGCCCGCGGCGGAAATCTCTCCCGGGGATACCTCTACAGCGGCTCAAACTCCCTGAACGACGTGGGCTGGTATGGCAAAACCTCGGCCAAAACCCGCCCCGTGGGTGGTAAAAGCGCCAATGAACTGGGCATCCACGACATGACCGGAAACGTTTGGGAATGGTGCTGGGACTGGCATCGGGGCAACGGCTACCGTTTTCTGAAAGGCACCGATCCCCGCGGCGCGGACAACGATTCCCTGCGCGTGATGCGCGGGGGTTCCACCATCAATCAGGACCCCAGCTATTGCACGGTTTTCAAACGCAACGCCAAAGCCCCGCACGAAAGCTACAAATACATCGGCTTTCGGGTTTGTAGAGCTGCCCGATAA
- the htpX gene encoding protease HtpX yields MKALIKRWGLFLTVNFLVLAVLGVIMRLVGVPTESWVQLLIMCAVFGFAGSVISLFSSKALAKSSYKITPLTRENASGKALHLYDTIEKMAAHKGIVMPEFGIYQSPDNNAFATGASKDKSLIAFSSGIMQNLDEEELAAVAGHEMTHITEGDMVTTTLLMGTMNTFVLFLANVIASILSARRGQRDEQNGSAGIMNNAGQSAIAMILQNVLMILANIVMAAHSRRREFVADAGSAQLTSPGHMITALEKISGAHVHTARKDAFAIAKINSSQIMSLFATHPPIEKRIAALRKLMV; encoded by the coding sequence ATGAAAGCATTGATCAAACGCTGGGGACTCTTCCTCACCGTCAACTTCCTGGTCCTGGCCGTGTTGGGTGTAATCATGCGGCTGGTGGGCGTTCCCACAGAAAGCTGGGTCCAACTGCTGATAATGTGCGCCGTGTTCGGTTTTGCCGGGTCGGTGATCTCGCTGTTTTCCAGCAAAGCGCTGGCCAAATCGTCCTACAAGATCACCCCCCTCACCCGCGAAAACGCTTCCGGCAAGGCCCTCCACCTCTATGACACTATCGAAAAAATGGCCGCCCACAAGGGCATTGTCATGCCGGAATTCGGCATCTACCAATCTCCGGACAACAACGCCTTCGCCACCGGCGCTTCCAAGGATAAATCGCTCATCGCCTTTTCCAGCGGCATCATGCAAAACCTGGACGAGGAAGAGCTGGCCGCGGTGGCCGGACACGAAATGACCCACATCACCGAAGGCGACATGGTTACCACCACCCTGTTGATGGGCACCATGAACACCTTCGTGCTGTTTTTGGCAAACGTGATCGCCTCCATCCTCAGCGCCCGCCGGGGCCAGCGGGATGAACAAAACGGCAGCGCCGGCATCATGAACAATGCCGGCCAATCCGCCATCGCTATGATCCTGCAAAACGTGCTGATGATCCTGGCCAACATCGTGATGGCAGCTCATTCCCGCCGCCGCGAATTCGTCGCTGATGCCGGCTCCGCACAGCTCACCAGCCCGGGACACATGATCACCGCCCTGGAAAAGATCAGCGGCGCTCACGTGCACACTGCCCGCAAGGACGCCTTCGCCATCGCCAAGATCAACAGCAGCCAGATCATGTCGCTCTTCGCCACCCATCCCCCCATTGAAAAACGCATCGCGGCCCTGCGCAAGTTGATGGTGTGA